ATTTCTGACATCCATGGAAATGGATTCTCTTCATTTGGGAACATCGCGTCAAGTCCTATTTGCAAACATCTGCGATTACAAATGTATCTTAGGTATCCTTTGAACATCGGAGCATTCAATCCGAGCACTCCGCGAGGCATCGTATCTTCAGCATAACGGTACTCCAATTCAACTGCTTTTTCGAAGATGGATTTGATCTCGTCTTTGAACGCGGAAGTCCATAACTGCGGGTTCTCCAGCTTAATTTGGTTAATCAAATCGATACCAAAATTACAGTGCATAGATTCATCACGAAGGATGTATTGATACTGCTCAGCAGCGCCCGTCATTTTGTTTTGACGACCCATTGCAAGTATTTGCGTAAAACCAACATAAAAGAACAAACCTTCCATCACGCAAGCAAAAACAATCAGCGAACGAAGTAATGTTTGATCAGCTTCAAGTGTGCCAGTCTTGAAATTTGGATTGGTAAGAACATCAATATATGGAATTAAGAACTCATCTTTAGCGCGAATCGAGTCAATCTCGTGATACGCATTGAAGATTTCTGACTGATCTAAGCCTAAAGACTCGACAATATATTGGTACGCATGAGTATGAATTGCCTCCTCAAAGGCCTGACGTAATAGGTATTGGCGGCACTCAGGAGCAGTAATGTGGCGATAAGTACCCAAAACAATATTGTTTGCAGCCAAAGAATCGGCGGTTGTAAAGAAACCTAAATTACGTTTAATGATACGACGCTCGTCTTCAGTCAGACCATTTGGGTCTTTCCAAAGTGCAATATCGCGATTCATATTGATCTCTTGAGGCATCCAATGGTTTGCACAACCAGCTAGGTATTTCTCCCAAGCCCATTTGTATTTAAACGGAACCAGCTGATTAACGTCAGTCTTGGCATTAATCACACGCTTATCAGCAGCATTTACACGCAAAGATGCGCCACCAGATAAATTGGCTGCTGCTACTGGCGCAGGTGCAGCAGTCTGCGGTGCCATTGCCACTTGATCTGGCTGTGGACGTTGTTGTGTCTCCACTGCAACCGGCTGCGGTACCAGACCAGCTTTCGCTAGCGCTGGAGCAACTTCCTCTTCCCAATTCAACATAACTCTCTCCTAATTCTTCTAATTATGGCCAATAAGCGAAAAGCTTATTGGCATGCTTCACATTCTTCAAAACCAGCATCGCCTGGACGCATTGTGCAAACGGGGCCATCAGCTTCAACTCCACCCGCAGCACTTGCCGCAGCTGCATCAGTGCCATTTACTCCGCCACCACTTGAAACAGAGTTCAATTGACCGCTAGTAACAGTGGATTTCTCAACATGAGTTGCGGCCATAGTACGGAGGTAGTAAGTTGTCTTCAAGCCGCGTAACCAAGCCAACTTATAGGTGTCGTCTAATTTCTTACCGGAAGCACCTGCCATATAGATATTTAATGACTGAGCTTGATCGATCCACTTTTGACGACGGGAAGCCGCTTCAACCAACCAACTAGGCTCAACCTCAAAAGCAGTCGCATACAAATCGCGAAGATCTTGTGGAATGCGATCAATCTTCGATAAAGTACCGTCAAAGTACTTCAAGTCGGCAATCATCACCTCATCCCAAAGGCCGCGATCTTTCAAATCACGCACCAAGTACTCGTTCACCACTGTGAATTCACCAGAAAGGTTGGATTTCACGAACAAGTTCTGGAATGTTGGTTCGATACAAGCTGAAACACCAATAATGTTAGAAATTGTTGCTGTTGGCGCAATTGCTACGCAATTGGAGTTACGCATACCGTGTTGCTTAATACGTGCACGCAACCCACTCCAGTCCATAGTGGAAGAGTTATCCACTTCTACATAACCTCCACGCTCTGCCGCCAACATCGCTACTGAATCCTGCGGGAGGATGCCACGATCCCATAAAGAGCCTTTATAGGTGCTATAAACACCGCGCTCTTCAGCCAACTCATTCGATGCCTGATAAGCGTAGTAGCAAACCGCTTCCATTGAAGAGTCAGCAAATTTCACAGCCTCATCACTGGCGTAAGGGATGCGTTGCATATGCAAGCAATCCTGGAAGCCCATGATGCCCATACCGACTGGACGATGCTTCAAGTTTGAATTACGCGCCTTAGTTACTGCGTAGTAGTTAATATCGATCACGTTATCCAGCATGCGCATTGCTGTGCGAACAGTTCTTTGGAGCTTCTCATGATCCAAAATCATCTTGCCATTGGCATCTGTAGTCATGTGAGCAGTTAAGTTCACAGAACCCAAGTTACAAACTGCAATCTCAGTCTCGTTCGTATTGAGAGTGATCTCAGTACAAAGATTAGATGAGTGAACTACGCCAATATGCTGTTGCGGGCTGCGAATATTGCAAGGATCTTTAAAAGTGATCCATGGATGACCAGTTTCAAACAACATACCAAGCATCTTGCGCCACAACTGTTGTGCTGGAATACAGCGGAATGGCTTCAATTCACCGCGTTCAGCCTTTTGCTCGTAAGCAACATAAGCCTCTTCAAACGCTCTGCCGTATTTGTCATGCAAATCTGGGGTATTGGATGGTGAGAACAATGTCCAATCTCCGCCTTCCATTACGCGCTTCATGAATAAGTCAGGAATCCAGTTAGAGGTATTCATGTCATGGGTACGACGACGGTCGTCACCAGTGTTCTTGCGCAACTCCAAGAACTCTTCGATATCTAAGTGCCATGTTTCCAAGTAGGCGCAAACCGCACCCTTACGCTTACCGCCTTGGTTGACAGCAACTGCAGTATCGTTCACTACTTTCAAGAATGGCACAACACCTTGTGATTTACCGTTGGTACCCTTGATATGGCTTCCTAATGCACGAACATTAGTCCAGTCATTACCCAAGCCACCCGCAAATTTAGATAACAAGGCGTTTTCTTTCAATGCCTCATAGATGCCATCCAAATCATCATCAACAGTCGTCAAGTAGCAGCTGGAAAGCTGAGGACGAGTCGTTGCTGAGTTGAACAATGTTGGGGTACTAGACATGAAATCAAACGTAGAGAGGATTTCATAGAACTCAATCGCGCGACGCTCGCGATCCAACTCATTTAGAGACAAGCCCATCGCGACACGCATAAAGAAAGCCTGCGGCATTTCAATGCGACGGTCTTCAATGTGCAAGAAATAGCGGTCATACAAAGTCTGCAAACCGAGGTAATTGAACTGCAAGTCCCGGCTCGCATTCAAAGCGGCGGCCAAGCGTGGCAAATCGAACTCACGCATACGTGGATCTAGTAATTCCACAGAGATGCCTTCGTTGATGTACTTCGCAAAGTAAGTGCTGTATTCAGCTTGCATATCACCCTGCAATACTTCCTTACCTAAAATTTCTTTGCGAATCACATGCATCAAGATACGTGCTGTTACTTGGCTGTATGCAGGGTCTTTTTCAATCAAAGTGCGGGAGGCCAAGATAGCAGAGTCATATACCTGGGCCATTGGTACGCCATCGTAGAGATTCTTAATGGTTTCAGTGATGATTGGAGTGGCGTCAATATGGTTACCTAAACCTTCACAAGCCGCCTCAATGACTGTGCGCAGAGCGGCCATATCAAGCCACTTCTCAACACCGTTATCAGTCACTTTGATACCAGACTCACCAGCCTGATTTGCAGTTTGTGCATCTTGGGAAACTTCTTGCTGGGCTGCACGTTCTTGATTGCGCTTTTCGCGATAAAGAACATAAGCACGAGCAACGTTATGCTCACCACTACGCATCAAAGCCAATTCAACTTGGTCTTGAATATCTTCAATATGGAAAGTTCCGCCATTTGGTCGGCTACGCGACAAAGCGCGCACAACAGAGTGAGTCAACTGCTCAACTTGCTCACGTACGCGTGCAGAGGCAGCACCTTGACCGCCATTAACCGCTAAAAATGCTTTGATTACGGCGATTGCAATTTTGGATGGCTCAAAAGCAACTACTGAACCATTGCGGCGAATAATTTTGTAATCAGATAACTGGATTGCCTGCGTTCCGCCTACACCACCAGCCACAAAACCGGCAGAAGGAGCTTGATTGATTGCCCCCGCAGGACTCATTCCTGGATTATTGGCCCCGGTTGGTTGGCTTGCTGTCTGTGGATTAGCGTATGTCATGTTGCTCCTGCATATAATTTGGACAAAATATCGTTAAAAAACAATAAGGTATTGCTTGATTAAAACACTACATCTAGTGTTTTTAAGTGCATTAGGCACTAAGTATAGGGAATTATTTAGTATTTGGTAAGCTATTTATGACAATTCTTTATTAGTATTTTTACTAATTTTTCCACTTATTTTTGAGTCATTTTGATGCGGAATTTTGAGCCCTTTTTAGATAAAGGCTAGGAATGTAAGCGTACGCTCACATACAAAAAGAGCTTATCAAGAACCTAAGCCAAAAGGCAGTTTATCTGGAGAAATACCCGTCTCTTTTTGGAACTTTTTCCAATCAAAATATTTTCCAGGGTCTGTTTTGCGATCGGGCGCAATATCGCTGTGTCCTGCAAATTGTAGTTGGGGGTAAGCGCCTGCCACTTTCTTAATAAGATTATTCAAGGCTTCATACTGAACTTCCTCAAATGGTGTTTCACCATCACCCTCCAACTCAATCCCAAGTGAAAAATCATTGCATTTATCTCTGCCAAAGAATGAAGACTTACCCGCATGCCAAGCCTTATTTTGAGTAGATACAAACTGCATTAACTGGCCAGAGCGAGTAATCAAAAAATGGCTGGATACTTTTTGGTTGGCAATCTCCGCAAAATACGGATGCCCATTTGGGTCGAGCTTATTTTGAAAAAAATGAACGATATGGTGGCTTGAAGTCTGATTTTTAAATTCACCGGGGGGAAGGCTTATGTGATGAATTACCGCCAGATCAGGTGAGATATTTTCTGGTCTAGCATCTTGATTTGGCGAAACACACCAATGTGCATTCCCGATCCAACCCTCTGAATCTAGAACTTGAAGATGCTCTTTTGAGCAGTAAAAACGACTGTCATGCTGAAGCGCTTCTGATTCCGGTAGATGTAATTTACAGTATTGGCATTGCACCATTACTTCAGGGTCAATCACTTTCTTAGGCTTATTCTTATTGAGATCGATGGGATTTTCTGAATCAAGCTTAGCCTGTTTTTTACCTTTGATCCAAAGGTAAAAAAGGCCTGCGCCAGCAAACAATAAAAGCCACTTAAACAAGAATCATGACCTCTGAAAAATAACTTCAAGCACAAACTGGCTTCCAACATAAGCAAGCAACAAGGCTGTATATGCACTTAAAACCCAACGAATAGCCGCTCTACCACGCAGACCAACCCTCCAGCGAGCCAACAAAAGTCCGCCAAACAAAAACCAAGACACCAAAGCAAAGATTGTTTTGTGATCAAAAACAAGCGGCTTGCCGAATAAGGTCTGTGAAAAAAGCAAGCCAGAAAAAACCGTCAAACTGAGAAGTGCAAAACCAACATAGAGCAAGCTAAATAAGAGACTTTCCATAGTCATTAACGGGGGGAGATCTTCCAACCAATTTGCAAATCGACTATTGGGAATAATGGCTAGTTGACGATGTAATGCCCTATCCTGAACGCTCATCAGCATAGCATGCATGGCTGCCAAACTCAACAAACCCACGGATACGGTTGCTACAACAAAATGGCCCTTAAACCAAGGATCCGAAACAGCCTTAGGCGATATAACTGCCCCTGGAAAAAGACTGGGCAAAAAAGCGCAAATCAGCGCAAACATTAAGGCCATCCATCGCAAGCTAGAGATAGGCAAAAACCAAGACCGAAACCAATAAAAGGCCAAGCCAACCCATGCAATTAAGGACAAATCCTGCGCAAATCCAAACACAAAGCCTTGAGGGGTGAAGACGGAATCATGAAGTTGCACCCCATGAATCACCAAAATCACAAAAATAGCAGCTTGCACCAAGACGGTTGAGGACCTGGACTCCAAGCCACTCTTGGCTTTGAAGCTTAAAACCAGCAAAAGAACTAAATAAAGTACAGAAGGGAGCCATCCGTATCTTGAGTAACCTAAAATATCCATCTGGAAAGTCTAATCGATAAATGCTAGAAAACCTCACCGACCGCCTATCTCGCGTTGTTAAAACAATGCGGGGTCAAGCCCGCCTCACTGAAGCCAACACCGCAGAAATGCTACGGGAAATCCGTTTAGCCCTATTGGAGGCTGACGTAGCGCTTCCAGTAGTGAAATCTTTGCTGGAGCAAATTAAATTTAAAGCCCTTGGCGAAGAAGTGGTTGGTAGCCTTAGTCCTGGCCAGGCGCTTGTAGGGGTAGTACAGCGTGAACTTGCCCAAGTAATGATGGGCGACACCAACCAAAGTGGTGATCTCAATTTAGCAACCCAACCGCCCGCAGTGATATTAATGGCTGGTTTGCAGGGTGCTGGTAAGACCACTTCGGTTGGAAAGCTAGCAAAATGGTTACAAGAGAAAAAGAAAAAGAAGGTGCTGACTGTTTCTTGTGACGTCTATCGTCCAGCAGCGATTGAGCAATTAGAAACCGTCACCAAGCAGGTAGGTGCAGAATTTTTCCCAAGCGATATTAGTCAAAAGCCAAATGACATCGCCCTTGCCGCGCTTGACTGGGCACGTCGTCATTACTTTGATGTTGTCTTAGTCGATACCGCAGGTCGTCTCGGCATTGACGAAGCACTCATGCAAGAAATCAAAACTTTGCATGCGAGCCTCAATCCAATTGAAACCTTATTCGTAGTAGACGCGATGCTCGGCCAGGATGCCGTAAATACTGCCAAGGCCTTCCATGAAGCCCTTCCGCTGACCGGCGTGATCCTGACCAAACTTGATGGCGACTCACGTGGTGGTGCGGCACTCTCGGTTCGTCAAGTTACTGGTGTTCCCCTCAAATTTATCGGTGTTGCCGAGAAGATGGATGGTCTTGAAGCGTTTGATGCTGAACGCATGGCTAACCGTATTTTGGGAATGGGCGACATTCTGGCTTTAGTTAAACAAGCGCAACAACACGTTGACGTTGCCAAAGCAGAAAAGTTAGCCAGTAAGATTTCCAAGGGCGGTTTTGATCTGGAAGATTTTCGTGATCAACTCATGCAGATGCAAAGGATGGGCGGCATGGCGAGTTTGATGGATAAATTGCCCAGTCAAGTTGTCCAAGCGGCATCCAAAGCCAATCTGAGTAATGCTGACAAGCAAACTACGCGGATGCGCGGAATCATTGACAGCATGACACCGCAAGAACGTAGAAAACCTGAATTACTCAAAGCGAGTCGCAAGCGTCGCATCGCTGCAGGGTCGGGAGTAGAGGTGCAAGAAGTAAATCGCCTACTTGCTCAATTCGAGCAAATGCAAACCATGATGAAGCAATTCAAGGGTGGCAAGATGGCGCGCACTATGGCCAGCATGGCTGCCAAAGGAGCCGCCAAAGGTATTAGCGGACTCTTTAAGAAATAATTAAATCGAAAGTGGAGCTTACGATTGTTTTGCAGTTTGTACTGCAGTAATCACTTTAGCTTTGATGTCATTTAACGGGATGTTCTGAGACTCAGCGTCAATACGGCCTTTGAATTCCACTTGAGAATCAGCTAGACCACGATCACCAATCACCACACGGAATGGTACTCCAATCAACTCCCAGTCAGCAAACATCGCTCCAGGGCGCTCATTGCGGTCATCCAGAATCACATCAATACCAGCAGCCAACAACTCGTCATGCAGTTGATCACATGCTGCTTTAACAGCCTCTGATTTTTCGTAACCCATAGGACAAATCACCACCTCAAATGGTGCCATAGAGATTGGCCAAATAATGCCTTTCTCATCTTGACCTTGCTCTATTGCAGCGCCGAGCAAACGAGTCACTCCAATTCCGTAGCAACCCATCACCATTGGCTGGGCTTTGCCTTGCTGGTCTAGGTAAGTGCAGCCCATCGCCTCTGAATAACGTGTGCCCAACTGAAAGACGTGACCCACCTCAATCCCACGACAGATATCAACTACACCTTTACCATCCGGGGAAGGGTCTCCGATGACTGCATTACGAATATCGAGAACCAATGGCTCAGGCAAATCACGGCCCCAGTTCACGCCAGTCAAGTGATGCCCAGCATCATTTGCACCACAAACGAAATCTGCCATATTAGCGACAGTACGATCAGCAACTATAGTCACGTCAGCGCTAATGCCAACGGGGCCTAAATAGCCAGCAGGTGCATTGCAAGCTTGCTTAATTTCAGCCTCAGTAGCAAAACGAGATTCAGCCATTCCAGGGATCTTTGATGCTTTTACTTCATTTAGCTCATGGTCACCACGCACTAACAACATAAAGAGTTTTGCTGATCCATTTTCTTGATCAACTGCAAATAATAAGGACTTCACAGTAGATTCAAGCGGGATATTTAAAAACTGAGCGACATCAGCACAGTTTGTTTTATCTGGTGTTGGTACCTTTACCAATACAGCGGTTGCCGCGGCGCGAGCAGCAATTAATGCCAAAGATTCAGCTGCCTCTAGATTGGCTGCGTAATCAGAATTTGGGCAATATACGATGACATCTTCGCCAGTGTCTGCAATCACATGAAACTCTTGACTACCAGAACCACCGATGGCGCCGTTGTCAGCGGTTACTGCACAGAACTGAAGACCCATGCGCTTAAAGATGCGCGTGTAAGCATCAAACATCGTTTGATAAGACTTCTTTAGGCCTTCGGCATCTCGATCAAAAGAGTAAGCATCTTTCATGCTGAACTCACGACCACGCATGATGCCAAAACGTGGGCGTCGCTCATCACGAAATTTAGTTTGAATCTGATAAAAATTCACGGGCAGTTGCTTATAACTTCGAATTTCATTGCGAGCTAAATCAGTAATCACTTCCTCTGAAGTAGGCTGAATCAAGAAATCACGATCATGGCGATCTTTAATGCGGAGTAACTCTGGCCCCATCTTTTCCCAACGGCCAGTCTCTTGCCAAAGTTCAGCAGGCTGAATCATTGGCATCAATAATTCAATTGCACCTGCACGATTCATTTCTTCGCGAATAATGTTTTCCACCTTGCGAATGACCTTTAAACCGAGCGGCAAATAGTTATAAATGCCTGCACTCAGCTTGCGTATTAAACCTGCGCGCACCATTAATTTGTGCGAAACCACCTCAGCGTCAGAGGGGGCTTCTTTTAAGGTGGCGAGAAATGATTGTAATGCTTTCATGTATGGCTATAATCAAATCGTTGATTTTAAAGGATTTGAGGCACGATCATGCTTGACCGTGAGGGGTATCGCCCGAATGTCGGCATTGTCCTCCTCAACAGCTGTAACGAGGTTTTCTGGGGAAAGCGCGTTGGGCAGCATTCGTGGCAGTTCCCGCAGGGCGGGATTCAGCATGGTGAAAGCCCTGAACAGGCTATGTACCGCGAACTGCAAGAGGAGGTTGGCTTACTACCAGAACATGTCCAAATTATTGGACGGACTAGGGACTGGCTTCGCTATGACGTCCCTGAGGAATATTTGCGTCGCCAACACTCAAGTCGCATTCATCGTGCCGCCTATCGCGGCCAAAAGCAAATCTGGTTTCTCTTGCGCCTAGTAGGTTTAGACAGCGATATCCAGTTAAGAGCCTCGGAACACCCTGAATTTGATGCCTGGCGCTGGGTGCCTTTTTGGATACAGCTAGATGCAGTGATTGACTTTAAGCGAGAAGTCTATCAATTAGCACTATCCGAACTAGCACGATATCTCTCTCGTGGTATGCGTATGCAGCAACTTGCCTGGGGCTCTCCACTAGACCTATTGCAATCTTTTTATCCCAGCACCGAAGAAAACTCTCAATCTTCAGAAAAATCAGATAAACAAAAATGAATATTTCCATTGGCAAACTCAACAAATATGTAATCAGCATTGCTATTGGATCCTGCTTAATTAGCTTGTTCAGGCGACCCCATGCAAAGCGGTCTAGATCCCTTTACACCCATGGTTTTTAAGGAGGGGGAAACTACGTTGCCGTTAAAATGGGCCCAATAAATCGACATTGCAGCCGTTCTATGTTTCTCCGGGGACTGTTTTCAAGTTTGCAGCTGATACAAGCTCCATCCTAATTGCTGCTGATGGCGTTACTCGCTATACGGTAGCGATCACCAACCCCAGTGGTGGGGAGCAAGTGCAGTATGCGGGAATTCGCTGCGACACATATCAATGGCGCCTTTATGGAACATTTGAGAATAATAAGTTGGTTAAAAGCCCTTTAAACAGTTGGAATGACATTAAGCCCAAAGTAACTAATCGCTATCAGACAGTATTAGCTTCTGGAGCCTTCTGCAGCTTTAATACTCAAGAAAAAAGCAGCGCAACTGTTTTGAATTCACTCAATCCCAAAAGCTTTACTGGCGGAACTAAACCCAGCAACTCAATGGGTCAAATAATCGGTTATTGACGAGCAATTAAACGCGTACCAATTTGCGCGCCCTCGATTAGCCGCGTTAATACTTGATCTTCACGCCCAGAGGCAATGATCGTATTAGCTCCCGTTTTAGCCGCCTCTTTAGCAGCTAGAACCTTGGTCAGCATTCCACCCTTGCTAAGCTCGCTAGCTGCACTACCAGCCATTTTTTCTAAAGCAGGATCTCCAGCTGTAGCGTCGGTTAGCAATACTGCGTCTGGATTCAGGCGAGGATCAGCAGTAAATAAACCACCTTGATCAGTCAAAATGACTAATAGGTCTGCATGTATTAAATTGGTCACCAATGCAGCAAGGCTATCGTTGTCACCAAACTTAATTTCATCAGTTACGACAGTATCGTTCTCATTAGTGATGGGAACCACTCCCAACTTCAATAAAGTATCCAGAGTAGCCCTAGCATTGGCATTACGTTCGTTATCTGCTAAATCCGCATTGGTTAATAAAACTTGCGCACTACGTAAATTAAAGCGAGCGAAACAACTCTCATAAACCTGCACTAAACCCATCTGACCAACCGCAGCAGCAGCCTGTAATTGATGGATCTCTTGTGGACGTTTAGCCCAGCCCAGGCGTTGCATACCTTCAGCAATGGCGCCTGAGCTAACCATTAACACTTCATGCCCAGCTTTTAATAAGTTGGCCATTTGCTCGGCCCACATCGCAATCGCAGCATGATCTAGACCCTCACCATTATTAGTGACCAAACTAGAGCCCACTTTAACAACAATACGTAGAGTTTTTTTAGCATTCATAGCAAAGAGCCAACTAACTATTTAATCCGGTTTTTTATCTTCTAGCTGATCTTAATATCGAGGATCTTGAGCACGCTCATCAGCATCATCTCGATCACGGCGCACAGAATCTAAATAATCTTGCAATGAGTAGCAAAGCTTGTCGCAACCCATACCAGTCAAAGCGGAAATCTCGAAAACGGGACCCTTCCACTTAAACTTTTTCACAAAGTCAGCAACCACTTTTTTGCGATCCTCTTCCGGAATCATGTCGACCTTATTGAACACCAACCAACGCGGTTTCTCAACCAAAGCTTCATCATACTTCCGCAGCTCATTCACGATCGCCACAGCATCGGCTACTGGATCGACATTCGCATCAAATGGAGCAATATCCACCAAATGCAATAGAACACCGGTACGCTGTAAGTGCCTCAAGAAACGATATCCTAGACCCGCACCCTCTGCAGCGCCTTCAATCAAGCCAGGAATATCAGCGATAACAAAACTCCGCTCAGCGCCCACACGTACAACACCCAAATTTGGATGCAAAGTGGTAAATGGATAATCAGCGATCTTTGGACGCGCATTAGAAACCGCAGTAATCAATGTGGACTTGCCTGCGTTAGGCATCCCCAATAAACCAACATCGGCTAATACCTTGAGCTCCAATTTCAACTTACGACGTTCACCAGGCTTACCATTCGTCTTTTGACGTGGCGCTCTGTTCGTACTACTCTTAAAGTGAATATTTCCCCAGCCACCAACACCACCTTGGGCTAAGCAAAGACGCTCGCCGTGCGTAGTTAAATTGGCAATAGGCTCGCCAGTTTCGTAATCAGAAATGATTGTGCCAACAGGCATACGCAGTTCAATATCATCACCAGCACGGCCATAGCAATCCGCACCACGACCAGGCTCACCATTTTTTGCAGTGTGTGTTTTTGCGTAACGGTAATCAATCAACGTATTAATATTGCGGTCAGCGGTTGCCCAGACGCTACCGCCCTTGCCACCATCGCCACCGTCTGGACCACCAAATTCAATGAACTTTTCTCGGCGCATAGAGGCACTACCGGTGCCACCTTGCCCGGCGATTACTTCAATACGTGCTTCGTCTATAAATTTCATGAATAAAAAAGGCCTCGCTAAGCGAGGCCTGTTCCTAAGAGAATTAAATTCGGAATAAATCTGAATCAAACGTGTCTCAGTCAGGCGCCTTATGAACGAGGCAAGACTGAAACTTGGGCCTTTTTCAATGCGCCCTTAACGCCGAATTCCACTTGTCCGTCAATCAATGCGAACAATGTGTGATCCTTACCAATACCAACGTTAGCACCTGGATGAACACGTGTGCCACGTTGACGAATGATGATGCTGCCAGCATTAATATGCTCGCCACCAAATACCTTAACGCCTAGGCGTTTCGATTCTGAGTCGCGGCCATTTCGTGTTGAGCCGCCGCCTTTTTTCTGTGCCATATCTTTCTCCTACCGTGAATTAGACTTTAATCGTGTTGATCAAAATTTCAGTGAAATTCTGACGATGGCCTTGGTGCTTTTGATAATGCTTGCGACGGCGCATCTTAAAGATTGTCACTTTATCGTGACGTCCTTGGGAGACGACGGTGGCCATCACAGCTGCACCATTAACTAATGGATCACCTAATTTCAGCGAAGCGCCTTCGCCAACGGCGAGGACTTGGTCAAGAGTGATTTCGCTGCCGATTTCCGCTGGTATCTGTTCTATTTTCAATTTTTCGCCTGCAGCAACTTTATACTGTTTGCCACCGGTTTTTATGACCGCGTACATGGTTTGAAACCTCAATTAATATTTACATTTAAGCTAATCCACCCTGGACTAGCTAAGCCTATTATTATATCTTGCATGCCCAGCACTGTCAAAATCAATGACTTAAGCCAAATTCTGGCCCCAATTGCCTTAGATTTCAAGGCCTTAGATGAGGTTATTCGCCAACGTTTAGCCTCAAAAGTCGCCT
The nucleotide sequence above comes from Polynucleobacter necessarius. Encoded proteins:
- a CDS encoding ribonucleotide-diphosphate reductase subunit beta, coding for MLNWEEEVAPALAKAGLVPQPVAVETQQRPQPDQVAMAPQTAAPAPVAAANLSGGASLRVNAADKRVINAKTDVNQLVPFKYKWAWEKYLAGCANHWMPQEINMNRDIALWKDPNGLTEDERRIIKRNLGFFTTADSLAANNIVLGTYRHITAPECRQYLLRQAFEEAIHTHAYQYIVESLGLDQSEIFNAYHEIDSIRAKDEFLIPYIDVLTNPNFKTGTLEADQTLLRSLIVFACVMEGLFFYVGFTQILAMGRQNKMTGAAEQYQYILRDESMHCNFGIDLINQIKLENPQLWTSAFKDEIKSIFEKAVELEYRYAEDTMPRGVLGLNAPMFKGYLRYICNRRCLQIGLDAMFPNEENPFPWMSEMIDLKKERNFFETRVIEYQTGGALSWE
- a CDS encoding ribonucleoside-diphosphate reductase subunit alpha; its protein translation is MTYANPQTASQPTGANNPGMSPAGAINQAPSAGFVAGGVGGTQAIQLSDYKIIRRNGSVVAFEPSKIAIAVIKAFLAVNGGQGAASARVREQVEQLTHSVVRALSRSRPNGGTFHIEDIQDQVELALMRSGEHNVARAYVLYREKRNQERAAQQEVSQDAQTANQAGESGIKVTDNGVEKWLDMAALRTVIEAACEGLGNHIDATPIITETIKNLYDGVPMAQVYDSAILASRTLIEKDPAYSQVTARILMHVIRKEILGKEVLQGDMQAEYSTYFAKYINEGISVELLDPRMREFDLPRLAAALNASRDLQFNYLGLQTLYDRYFLHIEDRRIEMPQAFFMRVAMGLSLNELDRERRAIEFYEILSTFDFMSSTPTLFNSATTRPQLSSCYLTTVDDDLDGIYEALKENALLSKFAGGLGNDWTNVRALGSHIKGTNGKSQGVVPFLKVVNDTAVAVNQGGKRKGAVCAYLETWHLDIEEFLELRKNTGDDRRRTHDMNTSNWIPDLFMKRVMEGGDWTLFSPSNTPDLHDKYGRAFEEAYVAYEQKAERGELKPFRCIPAQQLWRKMLGMLFETGHPWITFKDPCNIRSPQQHIGVVHSSNLCTEITLNTNETEIAVCNLGSVNLTAHMTTDANGKMILDHEKLQRTVRTAMRMLDNVIDINYYAVTKARNSNLKHRPVGMGIMGFQDCLHMQRIPYASDEAVKFADSSMEAVCYYAYQASNELAEERGVYSTYKGSLWDRGILPQDSVAMLAAERGGYVEVDNSSTMDWSGLRARIKQHGMRNSNCVAIAPTATISNIIGVSACIEPTFQNLFVKSNLSGEFTVVNEYLVRDLKDRGLWDEVMIADLKYFDGTLSKIDRIPQDLRDLYATAFEVEPSWLVEAASRRQKWIDQAQSLNIYMAGASGKKLDDTYKLAWLRGLKTTYYLRTMAATHVEKSTVTSGQLNSVSSGGGVNGTDAAAASAAGGVEADGPVCTMRPGDAGFEECEACQ
- the ampD gene encoding 1,6-anhydro-N-acetylmuramyl-L-alanine amidase AmpD → MFKWLLLFAGAGLFYLWIKGKKQAKLDSENPIDLNKNKPKKVIDPEVMVQCQYCKLHLPESEALQHDSRFYCSKEHLQVLDSEGWIGNAHWCVSPNQDARPENISPDLAVIHHISLPPGEFKNQTSSHHIVHFFQNKLDPNGHPYFAEIANQKVSSHFLITRSGQLMQFVSTQNKAWHAGKSSFFGRDKCNDFSLGIELEGDGETPFEEVQYEALNNLIKKVAGAYPQLQFAGHSDIAPDRKTDPGKYFDWKKFQKETGISPDKLPFGLGS
- a CDS encoding inner membrane protein YpjD; translation: MESRSSTVLVQAAIFVILVIHGVQLHDSVFTPQGFVFGFAQDLSLIAWVGLAFYWFRSWFLPISSLRWMALMFALICAFLPSLFPGAVISPKAVSDPWFKGHFVVATVSVGLLSLAAMHAMLMSVQDRALHRQLAIIPNSRFANWLEDLPPLMTMESLLFSLLYVGFALLSLTVFSGLLFSQTLFGKPLVFDHKTIFALVSWFLFGGLLLARWRVGLRGRAAIRWVLSAYTALLLAYVGSQFVLEVIFQRS
- the ffh gene encoding signal recognition particle protein, whose protein sequence is MLENLTDRLSRVVKTMRGQARLTEANTAEMLREIRLALLEADVALPVVKSLLEQIKFKALGEEVVGSLSPGQALVGVVQRELAQVMMGDTNQSGDLNLATQPPAVILMAGLQGAGKTTSVGKLAKWLQEKKKKKVLTVSCDVYRPAAIEQLETVTKQVGAEFFPSDISQKPNDIALAALDWARRHYFDVVLVDTAGRLGIDEALMQEIKTLHASLNPIETLFVVDAMLGQDAVNTAKAFHEALPLTGVILTKLDGDSRGGAALSVRQVTGVPLKFIGVAEKMDGLEAFDAERMANRILGMGDILALVKQAQQHVDVAKAEKLASKISKGGFDLEDFRDQLMQMQRMGGMASLMDKLPSQVVQAASKANLSNADKQTTRMRGIIDSMTPQERRKPELLKASRKRRIAAGSGVEVQEVNRLLAQFEQMQTMMKQFKGGKMARTMASMAAKGAAKGISGLFKK